One genomic window of Actinoalloteichus hoggarensis includes the following:
- a CDS encoding ROK family transcriptional regulator, with protein sequence MALGARPDGVRRHNRSALLRRLHTLGPGSRTELAAELGLNRSTIKALVDGLTEAGLVTERAVAPDGTAGRPSLLVSPRPESLCVLAVDVAVERITVAVVGFGGRILVGRHRRAQRGDTEPGAVVDLVAAVAGALSLGGLRPAEAAVSVPGIVRGADGLVHEAPNLRWSEVPIGARLGAALGLPVAVGNDADLGALAEHRRGVARGVGDVVYLSADVGVGGGVITGGLPLRGSTGHVGEVGHMVLRPGGRLCYCGCRGCWETEVGEQALARALGLPSDASRRRLVTELRAIAEGEDTDRRLGEYANWLGVGVVNLVNLLAPELVVLGGLLAELPPDLVTNVESRARDRSLVGRAAARSVRIRPAQLGGQASLLGAAELAFERVIAAG encoded by the coding sequence ATGGCACTCGGAGCCCGGCCGGATGGTGTGCGCAGGCACAATCGCAGCGCCCTGTTGCGGAGACTGCACACCCTCGGTCCCGGCAGCCGCACCGAGTTGGCCGCCGAACTGGGTCTCAATCGCAGCACCATCAAGGCGCTGGTGGACGGGCTGACCGAGGCGGGACTGGTCACCGAGCGTGCGGTGGCGCCCGACGGCACGGCGGGTCGCCCCTCGCTGCTGGTCTCGCCCCGCCCGGAGTCACTGTGCGTGCTGGCGGTGGACGTCGCGGTGGAGCGGATCACCGTCGCGGTCGTCGGCTTCGGCGGTCGAATCCTGGTCGGCAGGCATCGTCGTGCCCAGCGCGGGGACACCGAACCGGGAGCGGTCGTCGACCTGGTGGCCGCCGTGGCGGGGGCTCTCAGCCTCGGCGGGCTGCGACCGGCCGAGGCGGCGGTGTCCGTGCCGGGCATCGTGCGTGGTGCGGACGGCCTCGTGCACGAAGCTCCGAACCTGCGCTGGAGCGAGGTGCCCATCGGCGCGCGGCTCGGTGCGGCGCTGGGTCTCCCGGTGGCGGTCGGCAACGACGCAGATCTCGGCGCGCTCGCCGAGCACCGCCGCGGCGTGGCGCGGGGAGTCGGCGACGTGGTCTATCTGTCCGCCGACGTCGGCGTCGGCGGCGGAGTGATCACCGGCGGACTTCCGCTGCGAGGTTCGACGGGCCACGTCGGCGAGGTGGGTCACATGGTCCTGCGTCCCGGCGGGCGCCTCTGCTACTGCGGCTGCCGAGGCTGTTGGGAGACCGAGGTGGGGGAGCAGGCCCTTGCTCGGGCGCTCGGACTGCCCTCGGACGCCTCGCGTCGTCGCCTTGTCACGGAACTCCGCGCGATCGCGGAGGGAGAGGACACGGACCGGAGACTCGGCGAGTACGCGAACTGGCTCGGCGTCGGGGTCGTCAACCTCGTGAACCTGTTGGCGCCGGAACTCGTCGTGCTCGGCGGCCTGCTCGCCGAACTGCCTCCCGATCTCGTGACGAACGTGGAATCGCGGGCTCGAGACCGGAGCCTGGTCGGTCGAGCCGCCGCCAGGTCGGTGCGTATTCGCCCGGCTCAGCTGGGTGGCCAGGCCAGCCTGCTGGGCGCCGCCGAACTCGCCTTCGAACGGGTCATCGCGGCAGGCTGA
- a CDS encoding DUF7455 domain-containing protein, which translates to MTGTLTRPELTAADRCDRCGAAAQVRAVLPSGGELLFCGHHAREHETRLRELAADIQDG; encoded by the coding sequence ATGACAGGAACGCTCACCCGCCCCGAGCTCACCGCTGCAGACCGCTGCGACCGCTGCGGGGCGGCAGCCCAAGTTCGCGCCGTCCTCCCCTCGGGTGGCGAGCTGCTCTTCTGCGGCCACCACGCGAGGGAGCATGAAACGCGTCTTCGTGAGCTGGCAGCCGACATCCAGGACGGCTGA
- a CDS encoding SDR family NAD(P)-dependent oxidoreductase, with protein sequence MADIKRHGQAARVVRVDTSAENDVERLSDDATAMLGPVTGLVDDAGVAGVAGPLAELEAAALRRGARRQRRGVVLCARRAVRDMSPRPEGAAGRP encoded by the coding sequence GTGGCCGATATCAAGCGACACGGTCAGGCCGCGCGTGTGGTCCGCGTGGACACCTCGGCCGAGAACGACGTCGAACGGCTCTCCGACGACGCCACGGCGATGCTGGGCCCCGTCACCGGCCTCGTCGACGACGCAGGGGTAGCCGGTGTCGCCGGGCCGCTCGCCGAGCTGGAGGCCGCAGCCCTGCGACGGGGTGCTCGACGTCAACGTCGTGGGGTAGTGCTGTGCGCACGTCGGGCCGTGCGTGACATGTCACCGCGTCCGGAGGGAGCGGCGGGGCGACCGTGA
- a CDS encoding RNA polymerase sigma factor yields the protein MIDRRERAYVAAAETATRRSSSAAAGGAKSTTATPAQAAAKLDADSVAKKPTPVRRTSTTKSAGGTSKTPAKKAAPGTKKSPARTTTTRAKKGSAKSEEPNEGMELDEAVELDPAPGSDDLAEVAADLTDDITEVEATSEEVAKANSGDFVWDEEESEALRQARKDAELTASADSVRAYLKQIGKVALLNAEEEVELAKRIEAGLYGAERLRKAEEEDEKLSPQMRRDLRWIVRDGERAKSHLLEANLRLVVSLAKRYTGRGMAFLDLIQEGNLGLIRAVEKFDYTKGYKFSTYATWWIRQAITRAMADQARTIRIPVHMVEVINKLGRIQRELLQDLGREPTPEELAKEMDITPEKVLEIQQYAREPISLDQTIGDEGDSQLGDFIEDSEAVVAVDAVSFTLLQDQLQSVLATLSEREAGVVRLRFGLTDGQPRTLDEIGQVYGVTRERIRQIESKTMSKLRHPSRSQVLRDYLD from the coding sequence GTGATCGATCGTCGCGAAAGGGCGTACGTGGCAGCCGCAGAAACCGCAACCCGACGCTCCAGCTCCGCCGCCGCAGGCGGCGCCAAGTCGACGACGGCCACGCCGGCGCAGGCGGCCGCGAAACTTGACGCCGACTCGGTCGCGAAGAAGCCGACCCCAGTCAGGAGGACCTCGACGACCAAGTCGGCGGGCGGGACTTCGAAGACCCCGGCGAAGAAGGCAGCGCCGGGGACGAAGAAGTCACCCGCAAGGACCACCACCACTCGGGCCAAGAAGGGCTCCGCCAAGAGCGAGGAGCCGAACGAGGGCATGGAGCTCGACGAGGCAGTCGAGCTCGACCCGGCGCCCGGCAGCGACGACCTGGCCGAGGTCGCGGCGGATCTCACCGACGACATCACCGAGGTCGAGGCCACCAGCGAAGAGGTGGCCAAGGCCAACAGCGGTGACTTCGTCTGGGACGAGGAGGAGTCCGAGGCCCTGCGTCAGGCACGCAAGGACGCGGAGCTCACCGCCTCGGCCGACTCGGTCCGTGCCTATCTGAAGCAGATCGGCAAGGTGGCGCTGCTCAACGCCGAAGAGGAGGTCGAACTCGCCAAGCGGATCGAGGCCGGTCTCTACGGCGCCGAGCGGCTGCGCAAGGCCGAGGAGGAGGACGAGAAGCTCTCCCCCCAGATGCGACGCGACCTGCGTTGGATCGTCCGGGACGGCGAGCGGGCGAAAAGCCATCTGTTGGAGGCCAACCTCCGGCTGGTCGTCAGCCTCGCCAAGCGCTACACCGGCCGAGGCATGGCATTCCTCGACCTCATCCAGGAGGGCAACCTCGGGCTGATCCGCGCCGTCGAGAAGTTCGACTACACCAAGGGCTACAAGTTCTCCACGTACGCCACCTGGTGGATTCGACAGGCGATCACGCGGGCGATGGCCGACCAGGCTCGCACCATCCGCATCCCGGTGCACATGGTCGAGGTCATCAACAAGCTGGGTCGCATCCAGCGGGAGCTGCTTCAGGACCTGGGCCGCGAGCCCACGCCCGAGGAGCTCGCCAAGGAGATGGACATCACGCCCGAGAAGGTGCTGGAGATCCAGCAGTACGCTCGGGAGCCGATCTCGCTGGACCAGACCATCGGCGACGAGGGCGACTCGCAGCTCGGTGACTTCATCGAGGACTCCGAGGCCGTGGTCGCGGTCGACGCGGTCTCGTTCACCCTGTTGCAGGATCAGCTCCAGTCCGTGCTGGCCACGCTGTCCGAGCGGGAGGCAGGCGTGGTGCGCCTGCGGTTCGGCCTGACCGACGGTCAGCCCCGCACCCTGGACGAGATCGGCCAGGTATACGGCGTCACCCGGGAACGCATCCGGCAGATCGAGTCGAAGACGATGTCGAAGCTTCGACACCCGTCCCGGTCGCAGGTGCTTCGCGACTACCTGGACTGA
- the ppgK gene encoding polyphosphate--glucose phosphotransferase, giving the protein MGGATRGFGIDIGGSGIKGCLVDLEAGSLEGERLRIPTPQPSRPEAVADVVAEITTAFTWDGPVGVTLPCVISDGIARSAANVDEGWIGTDARALFAQRLGRSVDEVVVLNDADAAGTAEMATGAGVGQRGLVVVLTFGTGIGSAMFLDGRLVPNTEFGHLEVDGFDAEKRAAASIKDDEDLTYEEWAKRVDRYIQALEKVIWPDLIIAGGGVSKKAARWLPLLDARTPIVAAHLKNDAGIVGAASAACNGDV; this is encoded by the coding sequence ATGGGCGGCGCTACCCGCGGTTTCGGCATTGACATCGGCGGTTCCGGGATCAAGGGATGTCTGGTCGACCTGGAGGCGGGGTCTCTCGAGGGGGAACGGCTGCGTATCCCCACTCCACAGCCGTCCCGGCCCGAGGCGGTGGCCGATGTGGTCGCGGAGATCACCACGGCCTTCACGTGGGACGGGCCCGTCGGCGTCACACTGCCCTGCGTCATCTCCGACGGCATCGCACGCAGTGCGGCCAACGTCGACGAGGGCTGGATCGGCACCGACGCGAGAGCGCTGTTCGCGCAGCGGCTCGGCCGGTCCGTCGACGAGGTCGTGGTGCTCAACGACGCGGACGCGGCGGGAACCGCGGAGATGGCGACCGGCGCGGGGGTCGGCCAACGCGGTCTCGTGGTCGTGTTGACCTTCGGCACGGGCATCGGCAGCGCCATGTTCCTCGACGGCAGGCTCGTGCCGAACACGGAGTTCGGTCACCTGGAGGTCGACGGGTTCGACGCGGAGAAGCGGGCCGCGGCGTCGATCAAGGACGACGAGGACCTCACCTACGAGGAATGGGCCAAGCGCGTCGACCGCTACATCCAGGCCCTGGAGAAGGTGATCTGGCCGGATCTGATCATCGCGGGCGGGGGAGTCAGCAAGAAGGCGGCGCGTTGGCTGCCGCTTCTGGACGCGCGCACGCCGATCGTGGCGGCCCATCTGAAGAACGACGCGGGCATCGTCGGCGCCGCTTCGGCAGCCTGCAACGGCGACGTCTAG
- a CDS encoding inositol monophosphatase family protein, which translates to MAHQGEDEHRIPSASPAELRRIAIEVAGSAAELARSLRGGPSVYSGGVETKSTSTDVVTEADRAAERLLRDELGRRRPADAILGEEEGGDAPEPDRLCWVLDPIDGTVNYLYGYPWFGVSVAAQLDGRSVAGAVVEPMTGRVWSAALGEGAELDGVELHVSAATRIELSLVATGFAYSVRRRERQARAVAALLPRVRDIRRAGAASLDLCAVAAGWVDGYVEHGLNRWDWAAGALIAEEAGAVVRLPVEQATSDGMPADLMFAAAPGIGDQLWRAVGEAGFAEV; encoded by the coding sequence GTGGCACATCAAGGAGAAGACGAACATCGGATTCCATCGGCGAGCCCGGCTGAGCTGCGTCGCATCGCGATCGAGGTGGCGGGCAGCGCCGCCGAGTTGGCGCGGAGTCTGCGCGGCGGTCCGAGCGTCTACTCGGGCGGGGTGGAGACCAAGAGCACCAGCACCGACGTCGTCACCGAGGCCGACCGGGCGGCCGAGCGACTGCTGCGGGACGAGCTCGGTAGACGCAGGCCCGCCGACGCGATCCTCGGAGAGGAGGAGGGCGGCGACGCTCCCGAGCCCGATCGGCTGTGCTGGGTCCTCGATCCCATCGACGGCACGGTGAACTACCTCTACGGCTATCCCTGGTTCGGGGTCTCCGTCGCGGCTCAGCTGGACGGGCGGTCGGTGGCGGGCGCGGTCGTCGAGCCCATGACCGGTCGGGTCTGGAGCGCCGCACTGGGGGAGGGCGCCGAGCTGGACGGCGTCGAGCTGCACGTGTCGGCGGCGACGCGGATCGAGCTGTCGCTGGTGGCCACGGGCTTCGCGTACTCCGTGCGACGACGGGAACGGCAGGCGCGGGCGGTCGCCGCGCTGTTGCCGAGGGTTCGGGACATCCGGCGTGCGGGCGCCGCGTCGCTGGATCTGTGTGCCGTCGCGGCGGGCTGGGTGGACGGATACGTCGAGCACGGGCTGAACCGGTGGGACTGGGCGGCGGGCGCGTTGATAGCGGAGGAGGCGGGCGCGGTCGTCCGGCTGCCGGTGGAGCAGGCGACGTCGGACGGGATGCCCGCCGATCTCATGTTCGCCGCCGCGCCCGGCATCGGCGACCAGCTGTGGCGGGCCGTCGGCGAGGCGGGCTTCGCCGAGGTCTGA
- the cei gene encoding envelope integrity protein Cei: protein MAEGSAGSGGRVPKYRRRRPLPALILLAVLGVLAGYVWTQVLAQADDIEAATRCNPPGEQAAEDDAEPAPELGEARPREALDQTDPLPPEQVRVTVLNASGARNQATLVATELADFGFAQESTPANDPVYPAEDMACYGQIRYGQNSMGMARTLSLAVPCAELINDGREGTHVDLAVGDRFTEVSPNTHTREIFDALASAQMEQTGDGGEQRQGDGETVEISEELLTAARDVHC from the coding sequence GTGGCTGAGGGCAGCGCTGGTTCTGGTGGACGGGTGCCCAAGTACCGGCGACGGAGGCCGCTTCCCGCCTTGATCCTTCTCGCGGTCCTGGGCGTCCTGGCAGGCTATGTCTGGACCCAGGTCCTCGCCCAGGCCGACGACATCGAGGCGGCCACCCGGTGCAATCCGCCTGGGGAACAGGCCGCCGAGGACGACGCGGAGCCCGCACCGGAACTCGGCGAGGCACGTCCCAGGGAGGCACTGGACCAGACGGACCCGCTGCCACCGGAGCAGGTGCGCGTCACCGTCCTCAACGCCAGCGGCGCGCGCAATCAGGCGACACTCGTGGCGACGGAGCTGGCCGACTTCGGCTTCGCGCAGGAGAGCACGCCCGCGAACGACCCGGTCTACCCCGCGGAGGACATGGCCTGCTACGGCCAGATCCGCTACGGCCAGAACAGCATGGGCATGGCGCGCACCCTCAGCCTCGCGGTGCCCTGCGCCGAGTTGATCAACGACGGCCGCGAAGGCACGCATGTGGACCTGGCGGTCGGGGACCGCTTCACCGAGGTCAGCCCGAACACCCACACCCGAGAGATCTTCGACGCCCTCGCGAGCGCCCAGATGGAGCAGACCGGCGACGGGGGCGAGCAGCGCCAGGGCGACGGCGAGACGGTCGAGATCTCCGAGGAACTCCTCACCGCCGCGCGCGACGTGCACTGCTAG
- a CDS encoding DUF4193 domain-containing protein translates to MATDYDAPRRSEADELAEDSLEELKQRRNEAQSAVVDVDESDSAENFELPGADLSGEELTVKVLPKQADEFTCSRCFLVHHRSRLADQRDGQYVCRDCAF, encoded by the coding sequence ATGGCGACCGACTACGACGCTCCACGACGTAGTGAGGCCGATGAGCTCGCCGAGGACTCGCTCGAAGAGCTGAAGCAGCGGCGTAACGAAGCGCAGTCCGCAGTAGTCGACGTCGACGAGTCGGACAGCGCCGAGAACTTCGAGCTGCCAGGCGCGGACCTGTCCGGTGAAGAGCTCACGGTGAAGGTGCTGCCGAAGCAGGCGGACGAGTTCACCTGTTCACGGTGCTTCCTCGTACACCACCGCAGCAGGCTCGCCGACCAGCGGGACGGCCAGTACGTCTGCCGAGACTGCGCGTTCTGA
- a CDS encoding DUF3093 domain-containing protein, which translates to MTDSAGTALSEVAATRDPHDTTKTLFQERLNVSWWGWPLPLLGAALLAMQVHMGHPGVRAWLPYAILVPLAVLGMVWLGRVRVGLDERTLRVGRAHLPLRFIGEVEIVTKEQKRKALGPELDPAAFVMHRGWVGPMLWIELTDPDDPTPYWMFSVRNPERLRTLLLAQQAKVGAEEDTPHAAAVPASPRSGESDEPRSGESPSA; encoded by the coding sequence GTGACGGACAGCGCGGGTACGGCCCTCTCCGAGGTCGCGGCGACACGCGACCCCCACGACACGACGAAGACGCTCTTCCAGGAGCGGCTGAACGTGAGCTGGTGGGGGTGGCCGCTACCGCTGCTCGGAGCGGCGCTGCTCGCGATGCAGGTGCACATGGGCCATCCGGGGGTCCGAGCCTGGCTGCCGTACGCGATCCTCGTCCCGCTGGCCGTGCTCGGCATGGTCTGGCTGGGCCGCGTCCGCGTCGGGCTGGACGAGCGGACGCTCCGAGTCGGGCGCGCGCATCTGCCGCTGCGCTTCATCGGCGAGGTCGAGATCGTCACCAAGGAGCAGAAGCGCAAGGCGCTGGGCCCGGAGCTCGACCCGGCGGCGTTCGTCATGCACCGCGGCTGGGTCGGCCCGATGCTCTGGATCGAGCTGACCGATCCCGACGATCCGACGCCGTACTGGATGTTCAGCGTGCGGAACCCGGAGCGGCTGCGGACGCTGCTGCTGGCCCAGCAGGCGAAGGTCGGGGCGGAGGAGGACACCCCGCATGCCGCCGCCGTGCCCGCGTCACCTCGGTCGGGCGAGTCGGATGAGCCACGGTCGGGCGAGTCGCCCTCGGCTTAG
- the dut gene encoding dUTP diphosphatase yields the protein MAAVEVLLARLDPEVPVPRYAQPGDAGVDLVTTSDVSLAPGERIVVGTGVSIALPVGFVGFVHPRSGLAARVGLSVVNTPGTIDSGYRGEVRVCLINHDPRHPIRLQRLDRIAQLVVQRVEHAVFREVADVAELPVSERGAGGYGSTGGHALLDVSGPAGIRPETEV from the coding sequence GTGGCTGCCGTCGAGGTGTTGTTGGCCAGACTCGATCCCGAGGTGCCCGTCCCCCGATACGCGCAACCCGGCGATGCCGGGGTCGACCTGGTGACGACCAGCGACGTGTCGTTGGCGCCGGGCGAGCGGATCGTGGTCGGCACCGGAGTCTCCATCGCCCTGCCTGTCGGTTTCGTCGGATTCGTTCATCCCCGTTCCGGGCTCGCCGCTCGTGTCGGGCTCAGCGTGGTCAACACTCCTGGCACCATTGACTCCGGGTATCGAGGTGAGGTCAGGGTGTGCCTGATCAATCACGACCCACGGCATCCGATCCGGCTGCAGCGGCTGGATCGGATCGCGCAACTGGTGGTGCAGCGAGTGGAGCACGCGGTGTTCCGTGAGGTCGCCGACGTGGCCGAACTGCCTGTCTCGGAACGAGGCGCCGGCGGTTACGGCTCGACGGGCGGGCATGCACTGCTCGACGTGTCGGGGCCTGCCGGCATCCGACCAGAGACGGAGGTTTGA
- a CDS encoding DUF3710 domain-containing protein encodes MFGWGRRRESRQGRGAEETAEEDLDVVESGPFDEHEAPNDKLSRLDLGSVRIPVPSGAQLQVELDPSGPVRAVHLVTGVGRLTVSAFAAPRSSGLWGEVKNELAEQLGKDGTRVRKEQGEWSTELIAASPKMTLRFIGVDGPRWLLRGVATGPSDHAPQLARVLYDVVRDTIVVRGTNPMPVRTPLPITLPEQLSRHLEQAKAQQEAAARSQQTQISQQQSGIAQRRQAGR; translated from the coding sequence ATGTTCGGTTGGGGCCGCCGTCGAGAGTCCAGACAGGGGCGAGGCGCGGAGGAGACGGCGGAGGAGGATCTCGACGTCGTCGAGTCCGGTCCCTTCGACGAGCACGAGGCGCCGAACGACAAGTTGAGCAGGCTGGATCTCGGATCGGTGCGGATTCCGGTACCCAGCGGGGCGCAGCTCCAGGTGGAGCTCGATCCGTCCGGGCCGGTGCGTGCGGTGCATCTGGTCACGGGGGTCGGCAGACTCACGGTGAGCGCGTTCGCCGCGCCGCGAAGCTCTGGTCTGTGGGGCGAGGTGAAGAACGAACTGGCCGAGCAGCTGGGCAAGGACGGCACGCGGGTCCGCAAGGAACAGGGCGAGTGGTCCACCGAGCTGATCGCGGCCTCGCCGAAGATGACTCTGCGCTTCATCGGCGTCGACGGACCTCGCTGGCTGCTGCGCGGCGTCGCCACCGGCCCGAGCGATCACGCTCCGCAGTTGGCACGGGTCTTGTACGACGTGGTCCGTGACACGATCGTGGTGCGCGGAACCAACCCCATGCCCGTGCGGACGCCCTTGCCGATCACGCTGCCTGAGCAGCTCTCTCGCCATCTCGAACAGGCCAAGGCCCAGCAGGAGGCGGCGGCGCGCAGTCAGCAGACTCAGATCAGCCAGCAACAGTCCGGAATCGCACAACGTAGGCAGGCGGGACGCTGA